The genomic region tttcaaaaatcttcactttgcccggagtttttttaaatattcgtttttgatgttttcatgtggatgacaggtcaaaacgtagaaaaatatcttcgatttagcagatacccggctacgtgtggacggggtctagtgtgcttgagcaagcacactaataaagaaCAAAGGCATGTTTAATAAGACAAGACCAAATATTTCCCCACAAGATtaatgcaggggcggcacggtggtgtagtggttagcgctgtcgcctcacagcaagaaggtccgggttcgagccctgtggccggcgagggcctttgtgtggagtttgcatgttctccccgtgtccgtgtgggtttcctccgggtgctccggtttcccccacagtccaaagacatgcaggttaggttaactggtgactctaaattgagcgtaggtgtgaatgtgagtgtgaatggttgtctgtgtctatggctacgtttacattacgtcgaatcagcggatcatcagattaacgttcttaaaacgattcgcgtttacataaaaccgttagccgtgcacacagcaacaccaatacgcggatacgctcggctccgcaggcatcctgcgctccaaatcactccgccctgaacagcgagtgccctctggagggtgcgcactccggccctgcgcagctcacacagcgcgcgagtgaagtgaacaagccacgattcgggactgagccgctgtgtgtgtgatcccagcgcagatcacttattacttgcaagtggaaggatggcaagcctaaagacaatcataactacacaatgggcagtatttgcatcagtatttgcagtattttcatacttttatactctttaatgaaaggtgatacaaggcggaagtccgcgccgtttttcagcagtcgcgtcacatgaccaacgccagcgaatcaggaaggtggatgtcacagtgacgttgtccaatgagacgccagctagagctcagcacagcgtattcgcgtattctgaatgtttacacagcaccggagctgatacgatctggattgaatacgtggacgctggcggattcccgtttccccgctttttcaggggggttaatgtaaacggacagtgcatccgcgaagaaaacgagacagatacggtctagtgtaaacgtagcctgtgtgtcagccctgtgatgacctggcgacttgtccagggtgaaccccgcctttcacccgtagtcagctgggataggctccagctcgcctgcgaccctgtaggacaggataaagcggcttgagatgagatgaagattaaTGCATGTACTAGACcaatggttcccaaacttttggtCCGTCACCCCTTAAAATAAAGCAAAGTCTACCTGGGACCCCTAAACACGAGCACAATCTCAGTACAATCCTACAGCCAGTGATGTTTAGTCTTAATAACAATGACTTATTGTACTCTCAGAGATCAGCCTGTGAATGTTCAGACAGTAAACATGTACAGAAGTCAGTTATGCAAACCCAGTGTTACAGCGCCACCTAGTGTTAGAGTGAAATTAACACCGTCACGTGAATCAGGAGTGAAGTTTTCAGAGTCAAAACACTGAtttagagacacacacagagggaatTTCACTATTTTATTAAAATAAAGTTTATTTGTGATTTGATGTGGAAGTTAATTCAGGTCTCCTGTAGATCCTCTCCATGTTTCCTTCTTTCATAGCTGTGTATCTGGCCAGCATGAACAGATAATCACTCAACCTGTGTAATAAACACAGAACACAGAGCAGGTAGAGAAGTGAACATTAAAGGCTCAGCAGTTCTGTTTGTTATAAATCTGTGTTAATGGAAGATTTTTGAACAAAATCCTGAGTTTCACCTGTTGAGATATTTGCTGATGTCAGGATCGGCTTCACCTGAACGCACTATTGGAGCCACGCtgcagagagagacaggaagtgaCACATGTGAACCAACACTGACCTCATAATGATACCTGGAGAAACAATATGCATgtctatagtgtgtgtgtgtgtgtgtgtgtgtgtgtgtgtgtgtgtgtgtgactgaccaGCGCTCGGCCCGGCGACACACAGCTCTGGCCACATGCAGGGCGGCGCTGCTTTTCCCCCCAGACTACAGAAAATAATCCACAGTGAAAGGAGGAGAGAAGAAAACAAAATACAAGAACCTTTGGTACTAGAAAACTGGAACTGTGCTTGTTTCACTGGCCACCGTTCCAGAACCAAAGATTccacacatcaccacacacagTTACAGATGTATGAACGTGCTTACAGGCAGTATGAAATGTGTAAGAGGAGGAAGTTCATCTGTGTAGGAATCAATCCAGCTCTCCAGCTCTGTCACAGGCTCACTGCTGAACTGGGTCTTCTCTGGTGTAGAAGGAAAAACGCTGAAAATTACACACTGCACATGTTTTTGTTACTCtagctgtttctctctctctcacacacacacagatgctacACATTGGATACACACTTATATGGCTCTCACGCGCTGATGAACGAGGAGTGGCCATGTTCGAGCCGACATCCTGCAGAACACACTGGATCTGGAACAGGAAACGACAACGCTGCTGTCGGTGGTATTCCTTATAGTGGTCATACACATCTAAACACACAGccttatatacgtgtgtgtgataTACTCTCATATTAACACTTGTATTACAATATTATTACTAGGACCTGATTAAATATCATCACTACCCCTGCGGGATAATGGAAACTACAACAAGGTATAAAATTAACCTCACACTCGATCACCAAACTCACACACCTTGTCTAGCTGATCGGTGAAGTCATGTCCTTTCTCGAGGCAGAACTCTCGAGCTAGACTAAGGAGGAAAGCATGTTTATGATGAAGACTTTGGTACATTACTTTGATCATGAGGAAACagatgaacgtgtgtgtgtgtgtgcagttcaCCCGATGGCAGATGAGAGCTCGTCTGTCGTCCCCAAAGCTTCAAAGATACGATCCTCTTTCGGCCGCCTCTCTCCTGTGAAAGTGCTGGAAAATCCTTAAAGAATAAAACAGACACACTTTGAGGCTGAGTGTGAAATAATGCCTGTGTAAATGCTGAGGTTGAATGTGTTCATGTCTTTGTACAAAatgaagagagagaaaagaaggcATCAGAATTGTGAAACCTTTATCTCCTGTTTTAGTGTAAATCTTGGGAACCGGCTGATCTCGCTCCGGCTTTGTGCCAAAACTCAGACAGGtgagaaaaaaaattaacaggTTAGACAGACACGGTTAATAAAACAGTCATAGTTCAGCAGTAATGGTTCTCTGTTTGTGACCAGAAgatcatgagttcaaatcccagaacTGGTACAGAGACACTGTAGTGTAGGTTTTTCCACTTCTACCTACTAGCTGGTTTGTCAttagtaccttttttttttttactcacaaATATGCAGATGCTGGAAGTTATGAATTGATGCTAGTGACTAAACAACCTTTCTTGAATGTCCAAATGTCTATGTTTatttaataaaactgttttaatgctcagtgtattattttattttgatttgatttgttttaACATGATTCCTGTGTTCACCCATAGACAGAAAATCATTAGCTAGATCACTTCAGCTTTATGTCATTTACTGTCGATATTATTATTTACCGCGATATGAACCTGTTACTATAGCAACTAACGACTCGAAACACCCTCCGTGACCCGGAATTCGTGACCCGGATGCTCATTCGGATTGTTAGCCAGTTAGCGAAAAGCACGATGTTATGATATTAATTATATTTAGTTGGTTACCTTTTGAGGTTTCCACACAGAAGCTGCTGTGACTTTAAACAGGTTATTAACTGAAGCACACAGGAGCGATGTGCGGGTCGCCACAGAGCCAACGACGCCATTAAATTATATCTGCAGTGTATAATGCAGTGTGAGCTCAAATCCAGAACATTTACTACCGTTAATAAGGAAATCTGAAGAAAATGTTTCCCACGATACTGTAAACTAAGCTTCAATACCACTACACAAAAAAGAACATTCGCAAATCGGGAAACAGACAATGTTTACACTGAGCACATTTGGCCTTCGTGCTACCCGTAGGTGAGTGGGCGGAGTCTGCGGGCTTGCGCTTCAACCAGAACGCCTAGGTAGTGTGTAGCAtcctggccgccattttggatgtgtTCCAAATCGCAGGGGGAAAAATCCTGTGGAATGCAAGACTTTCGTATTAACAGTGAATTAGCGACTGAAACGTTTCTTCAGAACACTCTCCTTTCCACAACACCACATAAAGTACATTTTAGTCACGATTATGTAATTTATCCCTCACTTTTATGAACAAACGGTAAGGCAGGAGGAATAGATAGCACCAGGGGATCAGAGGACTGACAGAAATTTCACACAGGGTACAGAAACCCAAGGTTTAGTAGCTTTCCTACTTTAGTGTGTAGGATTAATGCACTGTTTGAGTTCGTTTTCAAAAATTAAAGGAGGTTTTATGTGTGGAGAACTTTTTATTTATGAATATATaaagatatatatgttatttcccagctgggaggtccgtatggtgaaataccgtgaccgaggtgttgaaagtactgagcgaggcgctctgggccgaggtcagtattcaaggccgaggtcacagtatttcaccatacagaccgaccttaagctggtaaataatatatttattttttttctttaccaaattctaacagaaaacgagagcgcccgaaagggaaaaccaagccgagccgccattttgaatcctcattcacggctgtaatgcaaatcgcttcctcctcggtatacaagtgcacttccatggcaggaaaaaaactacattttgccacctatgtagtcccctatttatacaaataggagtcattcaggattcagccatggttttgctcggcgttagcaagttacaggttttagctttctcctgaaatgttttctttaattttgtcttcctcagggtagtaaaactcactttcgctgtgaacactgtcgttatcgctatccatgctgtaaaattaatgctattttgaatcctcattcacagcttcctcctcggtatacatgtgcacttccatggcagggaaaaaacattttgctgcctacgtagtcccctatttatacaaataggagtaatttaggattcagccatgtttttgctcagcgttagcaagttccaggtttttagctttctcctgaaatggtttcttttatttcttcttcctgagggtagtaaaactcgctttcgctgtgaacactgtcgttatcgctatccatgctgtaaaattaatgctattctcctgagaaatgctggcaaaaatgtataagatttttgataatcttataaataaatcttgttaaaaaaagataaatgttgacaaaaaaattctactatgtttgttgttgttgtgaacgagcgagttgccaggggtccgtaaccggggtctgtaactgggggccgtaccgtaggatacagacccgctcgccagccaatcagagcgcaggatttggaccgtgaaaaaaaatatttattaatgAATGCGGTTTTACAAGCAATAAAATCAGATTGATGATACACTGTTGATTTGTCTTGGTAGAAGAGAAAGTAAAACAGCCTAACAATACTTTATCGTAAGAAAGAACTTTTCACTGTGTGTTTTCAAAGACATTAAAAGTGTTTTCCAGAGACATTAACATTAAAAAGACTTGATTAAAatatctctccccctcccctccatTTAAAACTTGGACTAATTAAAAGTAGCTAAGGACTTAAAGCATGTTAAAATTACTGTATTGATATTTTCTGTGTGATTTCGTTCATTTTCCTGGCAGGTCTGGTTATGTTTTAcatgatgctctggactcttacagttatgcttttatggctgaggactacagttgacttgctaactttaggactgcggttgttatgaacagttttgcattcaagtttccatcagtgaagagtttataacatcaatgaaactgacaatgttaaaaatgttataatcacgttgtcggtTATCACCCAaaggaagatgggttcccttttgagtctggttcctctcgaggtttcttcctcatgtcgtctgagggagtttttccttgccaccgtcgccacaggcttcatcattggggataaaattagctcatgtttaacgtcattaaaattctgtaaagctgctttgcgacaatgtctatcgttgaaagcgctatagaaataaacttgacatggttggggggggggcacagtggtgtagtggttagcactgtcgcctcacagcaagaaggtcctgggttcgagcccaggggcctttctctgtggagtctgcatgttctccctgtgtctgcgtgggtttcctccgggtgctccggtttcccccacagtccaaagacatgcaggtcaggataattggtggctctaaattcaccgcaggtgtgaatgtgagtgtgaatggttgtgtgtctctgtatcagccctgtgatgacctggcgacttgtccagggtgaaccccgcctctcacccatagtcagctgggataggctccagcttgcctgcgaccctgtagaacaggataagctgctacagatgatggatggatggaatacatGGTTGGAGCACCTGGTCAGCAACTGACGCCAGTCACTAGTAGAGTGAGACATCAGACAGTATGAGTAATGCAGAGCAGCACAGACGCTGAGGACTGATATGTGTTTTTGTTACTGTTCCTTCAGGCAAGCTGCTCAGAAATCATGATcaaaatgaaatatgaaagtaataTAACATGTAAACGCCTTAAAATGGAGATGAGTGAGTCTATAGTAAGGTATATATGGCGGGAGATGCTAATAATATTGAAAATGAGCTATGAAACTGTTTTCTAAAGTGAGAAATGCGGAACAgtaaacaaaaccacacacagtGATGAGAGTTTGAAGCTAGCCCTTGTTAATGTATGATGTGAAAAGGTTTAAAAAGTCTTTGTGCGTGTGTGAATAAGCAGAGGCTAATGATACAAATGCTAACCACAATAAAGTTGTGCTCGAGGAATACCAGAGTTCTCTAGAAGTTCAGGGATTACATTAATTTACCAGGAGAATTGAGGATCTGATCAACCAGATAAAGTCCACAGGCAAACCAGTTTTCCAATAATAATGATCTGTGTTTATATAAAATGTCTGTGAGGAGAACACTGCATTTATAAATTTAAATTCTGTGAAAGGAGcacttgtttgtgaaaatttgacaattttaagggatttttttttcaacattgtGGCTGCAAAGTAAAAGAATTGTTGGTTTAAAGAATGGGATTGTATATTATTATCAGCATATCAGAATCAAATGATCATGTGCATTAAAACATATTAATGGATTATCCCTCACTGATTTAGTAGATTTAAGGAATGTTAACAGATAACAGACTAGGCAAGGATACTGGATAAAGTTAGCAACACAGAACATTAACCAGGAACAGTGTATTAATTGCAAATTCCGTTCTCTTAATGGCATTTCATCCAATGTTTTGGGAATTAGGGAAAAAATTTCCAACCATGATTTATTTGCAGGGTGGGGAATAAATACGAGTTAGATATAACATTGTCGAGTGGTGGGTGGAGGGGGTGAAATAAGGATATCCGTTTTAGAGTATGAGCTAACCTTACACAATAACAAAGAAGAGATCCACAGTATTTTTATGTTACATCACTATTGacgtggatttagagcaaatatctGAGACTCCTAAAGAGTAAACAAACATGTAACCGATTGGGTCGAGTGTTTTTGGGCTTCAGGATTCTGTTGTTGTTACCTGTCTGGATTCTGTTGCAGCTCCTCACTAGCCATGTCCTCTCTTTCTTCACTCTCACCGTCCCTTCTCTCAGTCTCCACACCCCTTCTCTCTGTAATCTTTGAAACTGATGTAAGTAGAAAACACGGCACTGTTCATATTTAAATTATTGAAAAGATCACTTCAAAATAAGAAGTGTTACTGTAATTGTTAAGAGTTCATCCTGATTGTACCTGTGTTGCCTTTAGCACTATAGCTGTGATCAGCAGTGATGGGTTTTATATCGACAGGTCCAGGGGTGCATCGGGGTGCAGGGGGCCTCCTCTTTTTGACCACAGGGCGATATAGAAAGATGGTAGGAACAGCATCTGCTCTCAGCCTAGTCTTGCCCTTTTTGGTCTTGACAAATTGGTCTGCCTCAAAATGTGCCTGCAGAGTGACTTGAGTTTACTTCCAACACACAACAACTCAGATTTTTTCTCCCCACATACAGAACAAATCCCACAGCACAGTGTTAGGGAGCACTTTATTCTTAGTGGACATGTGTACACTCAGTCCAAATTTTAAAAGACAACCAAAAACACAAGACAATTTTCTATGAATTCACATCACATCAGTAACTGATTTGGGGAGGTGTTGATGATCACAGCTAATGAAGTTCCATAAGTTAGGTTTGGGGAACAAAGAGCACGCCTCGTCTCCTCGGGCAGTTTCCTGTCCAAGACTATATATGTGTGTCTAACCTTACCTCCTCTGTCTTTTTACTCCTTCAGCACAAGAACAACAGGGGGATTCAGTGAAAAAGTGTAAATTCAGTGTTGGAATTTGATTACCTCACATAATTTTTTGTTGTTATAATCTTTAGTGATGGTAAGATTGCTCCTGCTGACTTGAGCCAACCATTTTTTCCTCCTCTCCACATCAGTGGGGAACCCGTACATTCGCACTCCTTTCTCTGAGCGATTGGAGCATCCCCACGCAACACAGCAAACCATGCTGGAGACTATATACAAGGACAACACGCAGGAAAGGGCACAAAGTACTCGACATGATATTCATGTTTCTGAGTTTATTAGAAATTTATTTCATGAATTCATGACAATCATCGATAGTCGTATGTTGTTCCAATTTCCAGCCAAGAATTTCCTGAAACTGTCTGAGATCGACATGAATCACATGACGATCAAAGGTTTTGAACTGAAGTTGACGCAAGTTGACCCTGACACAAAACCAGggccatggagagagagagagagaaaaaaaaagtgtcaacagAAGTTCAAAATGCTAGATCGTGACATGATCGTGTCTTCAGATCATTCCAGAAAGTTCTTGGCTGGCAATCTGGATATGTAAATACAGAGAGACAGAACTGTAATCTTTTGGTATTTAGTAGTCAATAAATGCATTGACTTACAATATTTATATAGCACACCAGTACAGCAATatgttttaggtttttttttttaaaataattatgttCTCTTTGAGGATTAGTGTGAATAGCCATCATTACCTGTTTTGTTGACCTAAGACTAATGCTACATTGGGTAAAGAGTGTTTGTTTATTGCTTTGAaagcttttttaaaaattattatcttacttttttattattattattatatgttccTGGTTAATGTTCTGTGTTGTTAACTTTATCCAGTATCCTAGTCCAATCTGTTATTTGTTAATGTTCTCTAAATCTTCCCTAATTTCGTGGGGGATAATTGATCCAGATGTGCTGATAATTAGTGGTTGACTGATTAATCGGGCTGATTGCCATTTTGACATAACCAGCATTGGTTGATACCTACACTTATAAGgctgataaaacaaacaaaaagaagtgCCTATAAACAGGCGGCCTGTCAGTCTGGCTGCTGTGGAGCAATATTAGTGCCCCCTTCGTGTCAATTTCACCATTCTACAGGCAGATAttagtgggtgctgtgtgtgaaaCATTTCAATCCTGGATGTATCGTTACCTGAAAGAAAACATTAAGACTTAAATTCCAAAACTGAATATATTTAATTGGCCACTCCTAATAAAATGTACAGTCTATTGACTGTCTGTATATTTACATTGATTCTGGTCTTTTAGTAAGATTGTGACGAGCGAATATCGCTGCTTTAATAGCGTTAACTCATCCAGTCAGTGTTCTTACATCTGCTCTGAGATACTTAGAAAGCATCAAGATTGTTTTCCACTTCGTTTCCTCACTAGTTTTATACACTATCTGTGATTTACTTGTGTGTAATGAGAGATGGTGATACTTTGAAAGGACAAAAAAAAGAATCATGTTTCCTCGACATTGACATGGGAGCGACATGAGAGACACAAACAGGTTGCTGGAACCTGGATGGTGTTCATTCTCCAGGATTATAGCGACAAAAGACAAGTGACTGAGCAGGAGTGCGAAAGTGAGGGGGGAAGATATAAATACTGAATGATGTGAGACAGCGAGACTGTAACGGTGAGATTCTGCACAACACGAacagtgtgttttttttatttatgtatgtTTACAAATTTTGTTCTCTATCAAGTGCActaaaactttattcttctttcataattttttttttacaaatttgattttttttattacctGTGGACAAAAGTTGATACATGTTTTTAATTTAATAAGTTTACTGCAAAGTGCAGATCTACTTACAGACAACAGTTAAATAActtaaatgaaattaaattctgtctattattattattacattgtaTTTTATCAGGTACAAAAACATTAATATCGGCCGTCCTGCTCAGTAAATATCGGTATCGGCCGTTGAAAAACCTGTATCGATCGATCTCCTGCTGATACAATCCGAGTCTTTAAACATCTTACCCTTTAAAAGTGAATCACAAACACTGTGTTCTGCTGCAGCTTTACTGCGCTGCTAGGATTTACTGCTAACTTCCGGGAACTATTGAGAGGCTCCACAGTCCGCCATTACTGAGAAAAAACGgtcagaatcagagagagacagtgagtgggtcagtgtgtatgtctctctctctgtgtgactgCTCATATTTGGCCTTTTTTGCTATCCGTAGGTGAGTGGGCGGAGCATGCCATTCTGCTGGTTCTGTTCTAATCTGCGGTCCTGCGCTTCAACTAGAACGCCTAGATAGTGTGCAGTCTCCTGGCCGCCATTTTAAATGGATTCTAAAGTCGCAAAAGCCCTGTAAAACAGTGACCGAGTCCGCACTCTCATGCTTATAGTTACACCAGCAGCGAGTTAGAGACTAAAAGTTTCTTCAGAATTCTCTTTTTTACACAACACCACTTATTTTAAAAACTAAATTTCATAGCCGGTCCTTTTAAAATTCCACATCTCTGTATTCCTTACATTGTTGTAAAGTGATTTATTTTGAGAGAAGTGAATCAGTTTATCAGGCGCCATTTTGGATGGCGGTGTTTACTGTCCGGCGGTTCTGAGACCAAACTGCTCTCTGAagtattggtgggacatggcgattcatttccgccagttcgttcatgtcggtcagttcagcaaagaaattcgttcgttcagttcgttcactcgttcattttgatgacgtcacaccaaagcggcacaacaatggctgtcgtccgaagtttagttcatcttgagtgaacgagaggcggcagaggtgccatccacaatagattctcatacattacaatgtgcttgagaaaaagatggaagaaaaacattatcctagcattatctgaaaaagactacatgaacaaagctctgaaagttaattaaatgtagatgagaataaagctgtttttatatttattatatttattttagtagagccatggtctgccggctatgcagttgttctctcaaacccattaagcaaaaaaaaaaaaaatgcttatttaacagcaacactcatttcagagaataaactttctttcttccctctctgtatcttaatatgttttttgtatttttgtataagctacttgacactttaatttccctctagggatcaataaagttactctactctactctactctaaacaactttacaagtcatcgtattcaggccagtatggcagcaggcaggcgggctgctggctgttcgttcgttcacgaactgctgagctcgttcgctgtgaactgctgtattgctgagtgagagctctaaattgtaaactaaagacctggcatgtgtcaacgctctgataatagggctcagatagcccttaaagaagtaaagtggcgctgctctgcacagatcaaaatgcaagttggacgcccttctgctactgaacagatcctgctgattcgccaacgaccgagaacgagaggcagcgcgaactagttctagtcgtttacttcgaagactcgttcaaaaagaacggttcgttcgtgaatGACACACCACTACTCTGAAGGCTTTTGACGGATGTGGAGGGAAAAAACCCacagaaaatcaaacctgttctgAAAACTTTAATGACCCAGGAAAGTTTCTGACTGGGTGTGTAAACGTGACTGATAGAACATTAGGCCATGTTTACTTTAAACGTGACAGTTTCAGATGAAAAGTacggactcggtgtgcaaaggcGTTAAAGTTGTTTGGGCATTTTTAAGAATGACTGGCTGGTCTTACACATACAATtagcttcctttctttctttttatttaaagTATTCACACCTCAGTTCTGCAACACGACACATCACTCTAGACTTTTCCAGTATGTGTTCTC from Neoarius graeffei isolate fNeoGra1 chromosome 24, fNeoGra1.pri, whole genome shotgun sequence harbors:
- the mmab gene encoding corrinoid adenosyltransferase isoform X3, with the translated sequence MASLALWRPAHRSCVLQLITCLKSQQLLCGNLKSFGTKPERDQPVPKIYTKTGDKGFSSTFTGERRPKEDRIFEALGTTDELSSAIGLAREFCLEKGHDFTDQLDKIQCVLQDVGSNMATPRSSARESHIKKTQFSSEPVTELESWIDSYTDELPPLTHFILPSGGKSSAALHVARAVCRRAERCVAPIVRSGEADPDISKYLNRLSDYLFMLARYTAMKEGNMERIYRRPELTSTSNHK
- the mmab gene encoding corrinoid adenosyltransferase isoform X2 — its product is MVCCVAWGCSNRSEKGVRMYGFPTDVERRKKWLAQVSRSNLTITKDYNNKKLCEAHFEADQFVKTKKGKTRLRADAVPTIFLYRPVVKKRRPPAPRCTPGPVDIKPITADHSYSAKGNTVSKITERRGVETERRDGESEEREDMASEELQQNPDSFGTKPERDQPVPKIYTKTGDKGFSSTFTGERRPKEDRIFEALGTTDELSSAIGLAREFCLEKGHDFTDQLDKIQCVLQDVGSNMATPRSSARESHIKKTQFSSEPVTELESWIDSYTDELPPLTHFILPSGGKSSAALHVARAVCRRAERCVAPIVRSGEADPDISKYLNRLSDYLFMLARYTAMKEGNMERIYRRPELTSTSNHK
- the mmab gene encoding corrinoid adenosyltransferase isoform X1, producing the protein MVCCVAWGCSNRSEKGVRMYGFPTDVERRKKWLAQVSRSNLTITKDYNNKKLCEAHFEADQFVKTKKGKTRLRADAVPTIFLYRPVVKKRRPPAPRCTPGPVDIKPITADHSYSAKGNTVPCFLLTSVSKITERRGVETERRDGESEEREDMASEELQQNPDSFGTKPERDQPVPKIYTKTGDKGFSSTFTGERRPKEDRIFEALGTTDELSSAIGLAREFCLEKGHDFTDQLDKIQCVLQDVGSNMATPRSSARESHIKKTQFSSEPVTELESWIDSYTDELPPLTHFILPSGGKSSAALHVARAVCRRAERCVAPIVRSGEADPDISKYLNRLSDYLFMLARYTAMKEGNMERIYRRPELTSTSNHK